A portion of the Ricinus communis isolate WT05 ecotype wild-type chromosome 10, ASM1957865v1, whole genome shotgun sequence genome contains these proteins:
- the LOC8274972 gene encoding pectin acetylesterase 12: MGKLLWVMFVMVSVIGKWATGLELNETEPEILYTGVASDEGYFNESLVFNNALMVGLTLIRSAGARGAVCLDGTLPGYHLHRGYGSGANSWLIQLEGGGWCNNIRNCVYRKKTRRGSSKYMEKQLAFTGILSNKPQENPDFFNWNRVKLRYCDGASFSGDNENKAAQLQFRGQRIWLAAMQDLMSKGMRYANQALLSGCSAGGLASILHCDEFRNLFPRRTRVKCLSDAGLFLDAVDVSGGRTLRNMYSGVVGLQGVQNNLPRICTNHLDPTSCFFPQNIIGNVKTPLFILNAAYDSWQIQSSLAPPSADPHGYWNECRKNHAKCSAPQIQFLQGFRNQMLRAIRGFSMSKQNGLFINSCFAHCQSERQDTWFADDSPVIGNKAVAIAVGDWYFDRSGVKLIDCPYPCDNTCHNLVFR; this comes from the exons atgGGGAAGCTTTTGTGGGTTATGTTTGTTATGGTAAGTGTTATTGGGAAATGGGCAACTGGGTTGGAACTGAATGAGACTGAGCCAGAAATACTGTACACTGGAGTTGCCAGTGATGAAGGTTATTTTAATGAATCCTTGGTTTTTAATAATGCTTTGATGGTAGGACTTACTCTCATTCGAAGTGCTGGTGCTAGAGGAGCTG TTTGTTTGGATGGCACATTGCCTGGCTATCATTTGCATCGTGGATATGGTTCAGGAGCAAATAGCTGGCTCATTCAATTGGAG GGTGGAGGATGGTGTAATAACATTAGAAATTGTGTTTACCGCAAAAAAACTCGGCGTGGTTCATCGAAATACATGGAAAAGCAGTTGGCCTTTACGGGAATCCTAAGCAATAAGCCTCAAGAAAATCCTG ATTTTTTCAACTGGAACAGAGTAAAACTCCGTTACTGTGATGGTGCCTCTTTTTCTGgagataatgaaaataag GCTGCACAGCTGCAATTTAGAGGACAACGCATATGGTTAGCTGCAATGCAAGATTTAATGTCAAAGGGAATGCGTTATGCCAACCAG GCTCTTCTTTCTGGGTGCTCTGCTGGGGGTTTGGCTTCTATTTTACATTGTGATGAATTTAGGAACTTATTTCCCAGAAGAACTAGAGTCAAGTGCCTGAGTGATGCTGGTTTATTCCTTGACGC AGTTGATGTTTCTGGTGGCCGCACCCTGAGGAATATGTACAGTGGTGTGGTGGGTTTGCAG GGGGTACAGAATAACCTGCCTCGTATATGCACTAACCACCTTGATCCAACTTCG TGCTTCTTCCCCCAGAACATAATCGGCAATGTAAAAACTCCATTGTTCATTCTTAATGCAGCCTACGATTCATGGCAG ATACAATCAAGCTTAGCTCCACCATCTGCCGATCCCCATGGCTATTGGAATGAATGCAGAAAGAACCATGCAAAATGTTCTGCACCCCAGATCCAATTTCTGCAAg GATTTAGAAATCAAATGCTGCGTGCAATAAGAGGCTTCTCGATGTCAAAACAAAATGGATTGTTTATAAATTCATGTTTTGCTCACTGCCAATCAGAGAGGCAGGATACATGGTTTGCCGATGATTCTCCTGTTATTGGAAATAAG GCAGTTGCAATTGCTGTTGGAGATTGGTATTTTGATCGGTCAGGAGTGAAGCTGATCGATTGCCCCTATCCATGTGACAACACCTGCCACAATCTGGTTTTCAGATGA
- the LOC8274973 gene encoding protein NRT1/ PTR FAMILY 4.5: MEVSKAEDNSLNKREEGKGGFRACMFVFVLVALDNMGFIANMVSLVLYFLKVMYFDIPNSANTLTNLMGSIFLLTLLGGFISDTFLNKLYTVLLFAVIEILAMVLMTIQAHAKSLHPPYCGKPKCVEGKIEFTLYASLALLALGSGGVRGALPSLGADQFNQNDPEEAKDLATYFNWMTLSTVLGAAVGVTGIVWVSVNDAWYKGFMISTIAAFVGFIVLACGKRYYHLKEPGESPLIRIVQVFVVAIKNRKLSLPENPEELYEISDEERIYSDEKIAHTDQFRFLDRAAILPKDLTAAPWQVCTVTQVEEVKILTRMMPILFSTIIMNTCLAQLQTFSVEQGYIMNRFIGKFEVPAPSVPIIPLVFMVILIPMYEFFFVPFARKISGHPSGITQLQRVGIGLVLSAISMAVAGIVEVKRRDQAHKDLAHPISVFWLSFQYGIFGIADMFTLVGLLEFFYKEAPSGMKSLSTSFTWLSLSFGYFLSTVLVNLINAITKRVTPSKQGWLHGDDINSNNLNLFYWFLAILSCINFGVYLCMASWYKYKADDIDLKMESKGSTDGLLPAKVASNPESSVVKKEEVEESTVEKVMSDTSYAEAQAPSSEQPKDDEEKEQTYHSEKPKDDEEKEQIHQQETQSSN, translated from the exons ATGGAGGTTAGTAAGGCAGAAGACAATTCCCTTAACAAGCGAGAGGAAGGAAAAGGTGGATTTAGAGCTTGCATGTTTGTTTTTG TGCTGGTGGCATTGGACAATATGGGTTTCATAGCAAACATGGTTAGCTTGGTTCTTTACTTCCTCAAGGTTATGTATTTTGATATACCTAATTCCGCCAACACTCTAACCAACCTCATGGGATCGATATTCTTGCTCACTCTTCTTGGTGGCTTCATTTCTGATACTTTCTTGAACAAACTTTACACTGTGCTGCTTTTTGCAGTGATTGAAATCTTG GCTATGGTGTTAATGACAATTCAAGCTCATGCAAAAAGTCTGCACCCGCCGTATTGTGGCAAGCCAAAGTGTGTGGaaggaaaaatagaatttacgCTCTACGCATCACTTGCTTTGTTAGCTTTAGGTTCAGGTGGAGTCAGGGGAGCTCTTCCTTCACTTGGCGCTGACCAATTTAATCAGAATGATCCTGAAGAGGCCAAGGATCTTGCAACCTACTTCAATTGGATGACACTCAGCACAGTACTTGGTGCAGCAGTAGGTGTCACAGGCATAGTTTGGGTTAGTGTCAATGATGCTTGGTACAAAGGATTTATGATATCAACTATTGCCGCATTCGTTGGTTTCATTGTTCTTGCCTGTGGGAAACGTTACTACCACCTCAAAGAACCTGGAGAGAGTCCCCTCATCAGGATCGTACAG GTTTTTGTTGTGGCAATCAAGAACCGAAAATTATCGCTGCCAGAGAATCCTGAAGAGCTATACGAGATCAGTGACGAAGAAAGAATATACTCAGATGAAAAAATTGCACATACGGACCAATTCAG ATTCCTAGATAGAGCTGCCATTCTACCTAAAGACCTGACAGCTGCACCATGGCAAGTATGCACTGTGACACAAGTTGAAGAAGTGAAGATCCTGACAAGAATGATGCCAATTTTATTCAGTACTATCATAATGAACACATGTCTGGCACAACTCCAAACTTTCTCAGTAGAACAGGGTTACATCATGAACAGGTTTATTGGCAAGTTTGAGGTTCCTGCCCCATCAGTTCCTATAATTCCCCTAGTTTTTATGGTCATACTTATTCCAATGTACGAGTTCTTTTTCGTTCCTTTTGCTCGAAAAATCAGCGGTCACCCATCAGGCATCACGCAACTTCAACGTGTAGGAATTGGTCTTGTTCTATCTGCAATTTCAATGGCTGTAGCAGGTATTGTCGAGGTGAAAAGAAGAGACCAAGCACATAAGGATCTAGCACATCCCATCAGTGTTTTCTGGCTATCTTTTCAGTATGGAATTTTCGGAATAGCAGACATGTTTACACTTGTTggattattagaatttttctaCAAGGAAGCACCTTCAGGAATGAAATCCTTGTCTACATCATTTACATGGCTATCTTTATCATTTGGGTATTTCTTGAGTACTGTTTTGGTTAACCTCATCAATGCTATTACTAAAAGAGTTACTCCAAGCAAACAAGGGTGGTTACATGGTGATGATATAAACAGCAACAATTTAAACCTATTTTATTGGTTTTTAGCTATCCTGAGCTGCATCAACTTTGGTGTCTATCTTTGTATGGCATCCTGGTACAAATACAAGGCCGATGATATAGATTTAAAGATGGAATCGAAGGGGTCGACGGACGGATTGCTTCCTGCCAAGGTAGCAAGCAATCCTGAATCAAGTGTggtaaagaaagaagaagtagaagaaAGTACAGTGGAAAAGGTGATGAGTGATACAAGTTATGCTGAAGCTCAAGCTCCATCTTCTGAACAGCCTAAGgatgatgaagaaaaagagCAAACGTATCATTCTGAAAAGCCTAAGGATGATGAAGAAAAGGAGCAAATACATCAGCAAGAAACTCAATCTAGCAACTAG
- the LOC8274974 gene encoding flap endonuclease 1, whose amino-acid sequence MGIKGLTKLLADNAPKAMKEQKFESYFGRKIAIDASMSIYQFLIVVGRSGTEMLTNEAGEVTSHLQGMFSRTIRLLEAGMKPVYVFDGQPPDLKKQELAKRYSRRADATEELAAAVETGNKEDIEKFSKRTVKVTKQHNEDCKRLLRLMGVPVIEAPSEAEAECAALCKSGKVYAVASEDMDSLTFGAPRFLRHLMDPSSRKVPVMEFETSKILEELNLTMDQFIDLCILSGCDYCDSIRGIGGMTALKLIRQHGSIENILENMNKERYQIPEDWPYQEARRLFKEPLVLADEEEPELKWTAPDQEGLITFLVNENGFNNDRVTKAIEKIKAAKNKSSQGRLESFFKPVANSSIPIKRKETPDHTAKETSAKKSKAGGGRKKK is encoded by the exons ATGGGTATCAAG GGTTTAACAAAGCTGTTGGCTGATAATGCTCCTAAAGCTATGAAAGAGCAGAAGTTTGAGAGCTATTTTGGCCGCAAGATCGCTATTGACGCTAGCATGAGCATCTACCAGTTCCTT ATTGTAGTAGGAAGAAGTGGAACTGAAATGTTGACTAATGAAGCTGGTGAAGTCACTAG TCACTTACAAGGCATGTTTAGTCGGACAATTAGACTTCTCGAGGCTGGAATGAAGCCCGT CTACGTGTTTGATGGGCAGCCTCCGGATTTGAAAAAACAGGAGCTAGCAAAACG TTACTCAAGGAGGGCAGATGCTACTGAGGAATTGGCTGCAGCTGTGGAg ACTGGTAATAAGGAAGACATTGAAAAATTCAGTAAGCGGACTGTGAAG GTGACAAAACAGCATAATGAAGACTGCAAAAGACTTTTAAGACTAATGGGAGTACCTGTAATTGAG GCTCCTTCTGAAGCAGAGGCAGAGTGTGCTGCACTTTGCAAATCAGGAAAG GTTTATGCTGTAGCTTCTGAGGACATGGATTCCTTAACTTTTGGAGCTCCTAGGTTTCTTCGTCATTTGATGGATCCCAGCTCAAGAAAAGTCCCAGTTATGGAATTTGAAACTTCAAAG ATTTTGGAGGAGCTGAACCTTACCATGGATCAATTTATTGACCTCTGCATCCTTTCTGGATGTGATTATTGTGACAGCATTCGAG GAATTGGAGGCATGACTGCCTTGAAGCTTATTCGTCAGCATGGCTCCATAGAGAATATTTTGGAGAACATGAATAAAGAGAG GTACCAAATACCAGAGGATTGGCCATATCAGGAGGCTCGGCGGCTTTTTAAGGAACCACTTGTCCTTGCTGATGAAGAGGAACCTGAGCTTAAGTGGACTGCCCCAGATCAAGAG GGGCTGATAACTTTTCTGGTGAATGAAAATGGGTTCAATAATGATCGGGTGACAAAG GccatagaaaaaattaaagcagCTAAGAACAAGTCATCACAGGGCCG ATTGGAATCTTTTTTTAAGCCAGTTGCCAACTCATCTATTCCCATTAAGCGGAAG GAAACACCTGATCACACAGCCAAAGAAACAAGTGCTAAAAAGTCAAAGGCTGGAGGTGGTAGGAAGAAGAAGTAG